A single region of the Stigmatella aurantiaca genome encodes:
- a CDS encoding PLP-dependent aminotransferase family protein translates to MTRGPVARPWRLDLPLEPASATPLYRQLVQAIVRDIRRGRLRPGDALPGTRTLAEKLGITRKVVVTALDELVSQGWLVSQPARGTFVSPALPAHAVADAEPRRADVRQGPVETRPPVLTLNDGSPDARLAPLEALARAYRRALLRLSRKGLGYGDARGDEVLREVLSSFLNQARGLSSRPEQLVITRGSQMALLLAGKALVRPGEAIAVESPGYTPAWDAFRFVGAELCPVPVDHEGLRIDALERVLARGRVRAVYTTPHHQYPTTVSLSAARRLALLSLAAKHGFTIIEDDYDYEYYYASRPLLPMASTGELQRVVYIGSLSKLLAPGIRVGYLVANEQILEKAVEARATLDRQGDPALERAVAELLEDGELQRHARKARRVYEGRRDHLVSRLRAHRHLRELLEFDVPSGGLALWLRAREGVDVEAWSRRAAGQGLLFTPGSAHGAERLARQGFRAGYAALEPRELDAAVTLLGKSA, encoded by the coding sequence ATGACAAGGGGTCCAGTTGCAAGGCCGTGGCGGTTGGATCTGCCGCTGGAGCCCGCCAGCGCCACGCCGCTCTACCGCCAGCTTGTCCAAGCCATTGTCCGCGACATCCGCCGGGGAAGGCTGCGCCCGGGCGATGCCCTGCCCGGTACGCGCACGCTGGCAGAGAAGCTGGGCATCACGCGCAAGGTGGTCGTCACCGCGCTCGATGAGCTCGTCTCCCAGGGATGGCTGGTCTCGCAGCCCGCGCGCGGAACCTTCGTCTCCCCTGCCCTTCCGGCCCATGCGGTCGCTGACGCCGAGCCCAGGCGGGCGGACGTGCGTCAGGGCCCCGTAGAGACAAGGCCTCCTGTCCTCACCCTGAACGATGGTTCCCCGGATGCACGCCTCGCGCCCCTGGAAGCCCTCGCGCGGGCGTATCGCAGGGCCCTGCTTCGACTCTCACGCAAGGGCCTCGGGTATGGAGACGCACGCGGTGACGAGGTGCTGCGGGAGGTTCTCTCCTCGTTCCTGAACCAGGCTCGCGGGCTCTCCAGCCGGCCGGAGCAGTTAGTCATCACCCGAGGCAGCCAGATGGCGCTGCTGCTCGCGGGCAAGGCGCTCGTCCGCCCGGGCGAGGCCATTGCCGTGGAGTCCCCGGGCTACACGCCTGCCTGGGACGCGTTCCGGTTCGTGGGCGCGGAGCTGTGCCCTGTCCCCGTGGATCATGAGGGATTGCGGATCGACGCCCTGGAGCGGGTGCTCGCGCGGGGGCGGGTTCGTGCGGTCTACACGACGCCCCACCATCAGTACCCCACGACCGTCTCTCTCTCCGCGGCGCGGCGCTTGGCGCTCCTGTCTCTCGCGGCGAAGCACGGCTTCACCATCATCGAGGACGATTACGACTACGAGTACTACTACGCGTCGCGTCCGCTCCTGCCCATGGCGAGCACCGGTGAGCTCCAGCGCGTGGTGTACATCGGCTCGCTCTCGAAGCTGCTCGCGCCGGGCATCCGTGTCGGATACCTCGTGGCGAACGAGCAGATTCTCGAAAAGGCGGTGGAGGCACGGGCGACGTTGGACCGGCAGGGAGATCCCGCCCTGGAGCGCGCTGTCGCGGAGCTTCTCGAGGACGGCGAGCTTCAACGGCACGCGCGCAAGGCACGCCGGGTGTACGAGGGGCGCCGGGATCATCTGGTGTCACGCCTGCGGGCCCACCGGCACCTGCGGGAGCTGCTTGAGTTCGATGTGCCCTCGGGAGGACTGGCCCTCTGGCTGAGGGCCCGGGAAGGGGTGGACGTGGAGGCGTGGAGCCGCCGCGCTGCCGGGCAGGGACTCCTCTTTACGCCCGGCAGTGCGCATGGAGCGGAGCGGCTGGCGCGGCAGGGCTTTCGCGCTGGATATGCCGCGCTGGAGCCACGGGAGCTGGATGCCGCGGTCACTCTCCTTGGCAAGAGTGCGTAG